One window of the Patescibacteria group bacterium genome contains the following:
- a CDS encoding alpha/beta hydrolase → MKSIFVLVLIAFALGIVPKTNAAEVILVGGSMDAPPDLVVKAEKTLGATFVELRKLWPLSRAAKDVVQQLKEKGINMENGIVLVGYSWGGLVARQLDVDNPGLVKSVITIGSASGGYRFMPAGYFMPKDSESRTPLYVIGGYDSRIPKKWFMNGTSEENDGIVSLESVFMIGRSAMAKVTFSGFDHFGLMKSQEVTEQISEWIMRESSEKVLFAATE, encoded by the coding sequence ATGAAAAGTATCTTCGTTTTGGTATTGATTGCTTTCGCTCTCGGAATTGTCCCAAAAACAAATGCCGCAGAGGTCATCCTCGTAGGAGGAAGTATGGACGCCCCTCCCGATTTGGTAGTGAAAGCGGAGAAAACTCTCGGAGCCACATTCGTGGAACTCCGGAAACTCTGGCCACTCTCCAGGGCGGCGAAGGATGTCGTGCAACAGCTGAAAGAAAAAGGCATAAACATGGAGAATGGCATTGTCCTCGTGGGTTACAGCTGGGGCGGACTCGTGGCGAGACAGTTAGACGTGGATAATCCCGGTTTAGTAAAATCGGTGATTACCATAGGTTCAGCTTCGGGTGGGTATCGCTTTATGCCCGCAGGGTATTTCATGCCAAAAGATAGCGAAAGTCGTACTCCTTTGTATGTAATCGGAGGGTATGACTCGCGGATTCCCAAGAAGTGGTTCATGAACGGCACATCTGAGGAGAACGACGGCATCGTATCCCTGGAGTCGGTTTTCATGATTGGCCGATCCGCCATGGCTAAGGTAACCTTCAGTGGTTTTGACCATTTTGGGCTCATGAAAAGCCAAGAGGTTACAGAGCAAATTAGTGAATGGATCATGCGCGAATCGTCC